In Canis lupus familiaris isolate Mischka breed German Shepherd chromosome 9, alternate assembly UU_Cfam_GSD_1.0, whole genome shotgun sequence, a single window of DNA contains:
- the OLFM1 gene encoding noelin isoform X3: MPGRRPWQRDMQPARKLLSLLFLILMGTELTQVLPTNPEESWQVYSSAQDSEGRCICTVVAPQQTMCSRDARTKQLRQLLEKVQNMSQSIEVLDRRTQRDLQYVEKMENQMKGLESKFKQVEESHKQHLARQFKG; this comes from the exons ATGCCAGGACGGCGGCCGTGGCAGCGAGACATGCAACCGGCCCGGAAGCTCctcagcctcctcttcctcatcctgaTGGGCACCGAACTCACTCAA GTGTTGCCCACCAACCCTGAGGAGAGCTGGCAGGTGTACAGCTCTGCCCAAGACAGCGAGGGCAGGTGTATCTGCACAGTGGTCGCCCCGCAGCAGACCATGTGCTCACGGGACGCCCGCACGAAACAGCTCAGGCAGCTACTGGAGAAG GTGCAAAACATGTCTCAGTCCATAGAGGTCCTGGACAGGCGGACTCAGAGGGACTTGCAGTACGTGGAGAAGATGGAGAACCAAATGAAAGGGCTGGAGTCCAAGTTCAAACAGGTGGAGGAGAGCCATAAGCAACACCTGGCCAGGCAGTTCAAG GGCTAA